The genomic region GGTGCGCAGTTGCCAGCCTTGGGGGTTCATGGCGTCGCGCTCTACCCGTTGCACCCGGGTGCTGAAATGGATGCGGCCTGCTTGCTGCAGTGGTGCGGCCCAGGTCTGCACCAGCGTTTGCATGCCAGGGCTGGCAACCCAATGGGCCTCGCGGGACAGCAGCCCCGGTGACGTGACCCGGCCAGAGGCATCCAGCACACGCACGTTGTTCGCACTCCAGGGCTTGCACACGCCTGGAACGGTGTCTATGGCCCTCGCAAAGCGTGCATCACGCACGGTGAAGTACTGGGCCCCTGCGTCAAAGGTGCCAAAGGCTGTGTCGTGCGTGGCCGTGCGGCCACCGGCGCTGTCCTGCTGCTCAAATACCGTCACCTCGTGCCCGGCCTGCACCAGCGTGCGGGCACAGGCAATACCGGCCATGCCTGCACCCACGATGGCAAAGTGGCGCTTGGCGTGGGTGGCCTGCGGCTGCGCCTTGGAAGGGCTGGATGCTGCGGGGGATGAAGCGCTTCGGGGACGCTTGGCGGAGCGGGGGAGGGTCTTGCTCATGGATGGCCTTTCGTTAGCAGCGAGTGTGAAGTGAACAGCGTAAATCCAATAACAGTCACTCTACACGCGCCCGCGTTTGCCTTGCATCAGAAATGATGGTGGTTTTCCAGCAGTGCCTTGCGTGTGGCCGGGCTTTGGAGCTGCTGCAGCCACCATTGCAAGGCCCTGCCTGGCGCGCTGAAGCCTGGCCCGCCCCAGGCGTAGCACATGTTGACCCGCCGCTCGGGTCGGGCTACGCGCTTGGCTACCAGACGACCAGCTTCCAGGTAGGGACGCACCATGGGCTCAGGCAGAAAGCCGCCTCCGAGCCCGCGCAACTGGGCCTGGATTTTGGCCTGCATGGTGTCCACGGTCAGCACGTCCTGGCCTCCCAGAAGGCCCAGCGTCATGCCGCCTCGCTGTGCAGAATCCGCCACTGCAATCGCCCGGTGGCCCAGCATCACTGCATCGGTAATGGGTTCGGGCACGGCTGCCAGTGGGTGGTGAGGAGCCACCACGTAGATGAACAACACTTCGCCCAGTGGCAACTGCTGCAAGCCGGCAACGTCGGTGCCCACGCCCGCAACACCAATGGCCAGATCTGCACGGCCAGAGGTCAGGGCCTCGCGGGTGCCGGTCATGATGCCGTCGCTCAGCTTCAGGCGGGTGGGGGGAGAGGTGGCGTAGAACGCC from Acidovorax sp. DW039 harbors:
- a CDS encoding LysR family transcriptional regulator yields the protein MQNARDVLTPDSLTMLEVIADAGSFAAAARQLGLVPSALTYRVRQIEDALDVLLFDRSARQARPTEAGSELLREGKRLLQDIDAVAHRVRRVATGWEPQLTLSVDGVISPHTMLELVEAFYATSPPTRLKLSDGIMTGTREALTSGRADLAIGVAGVGTDVAGLQQLPLGEVLFIYVVAPHHPLAAVPEPITDAVMLGHRAIAVADSAQRGGMTLGLLGGQDVLTVDTMQAKIQAQLRGLGGGFLPEPMVRPYLEAGRLVAKRVARPERRVNMCYAWGGPGFSAPGRALQWWLQQLQSPATRKALLENHHHF